The DNA window TCCGACGGGTCGGTGGGATCGAGGCCACGATTGTGCGGGACGATGGGGGTCTTGCCGCAAGGCCCCCCACCCGCGTTATGGTGAAAGTGGCGGGGAGATCTTTCGCTATCCGTCGCGCCGGTTCTTGATGAGGCCGATGATGTCGTCGCCGTACTCCACGAGCTTGGACGCTCCGATCCCAGAAATCGACACCAGCGCAGCATTATCGGTGGGCCGCTGCTCGGCGATCGCGGTCAGCGTCTTGTCGGAGAACACCACGAAGGCGGGTACTTGCTTGGCCTGGGCGCGCTCACGCCGCCAGTCCTTGAGCGCGATCAGCAGTTCCTCGTCGAGATCCGACGGGCAGTCGGCACACCGGCCGAGCAGGGTGGCGGTGGAATCCATCAGCCGCGACCCACACACCCGGCACACCGGTCCGCGGCGGGGTTTGCGTTCGGGCGCCACCCGTGACGCAGGCGAATCGTCGGGAACCAGGTCGGTGAGGAAGCGGGAGCGACGTCGAGCACGGCCGCCCTCGTTGCGTGCCAACGGCCAGGAGATGTGCAGGTGCTCCCGCGCCCGCGTCACACCCACATAGAACAGCCGGCGCTCCTCTTCGACCTCCTCCCAGGACGCCTTGATCGCCTGGTTGATCGGGAGGGATCCGTCGATGAGACCGACGAGGAATACGGCATCCCACTCCAGGCCCTTCGCGGCGTGCAACGACGACAGCGTGACGCCCTGCACCGTCGGAGGATGACGAGCCGCCGCGCGGGCAGACAACTCGGCGGTCAGCTCGGGGAGGGTGAGTGCGGCGTTCTCGGCCACCAGGTCGTCGGTGAGCGTGGCCAGCGCGTTGAGCGACTGCCATCGGCTGCGCGCCTGGGCACCGGACGGTTCCTCTTGGGAGAGCCCCAGCTCACCGAGGACTGCGCGCACCACGGCGGCGACGTCGGCACCGTCGGGTAGCTCGCGCCCGGCCACCACGGTGAGCTGACGCATCGCCTGCCGGATCTCGGTCCGGGTGAAGAACGCCTCACCGCCGCGCACCTGATACGGGATGCCCGCCTCGGTGAGGGCCTGCTCGTAGGTCTCCGACTGCGCGTTGACCCGGTAGAGGATCGCGATCTCGGCCGGCAACACCCCGGCGTCGATGAGTTTGCTGATCTCCGCGGTCACCTCGGTCGCGGCCTTCGGCTCGTCGTCGTATTCGGCGAACTGCGGTTCCGGTCCGGGGTCGCGTTGCCCGACGAGTCGCAGCCGGGTCCCGGCGATCCGCCCGCGGGCCGCGCCGATCACCCGGTTGGCGAGGTCGACGACCTGCGGGGTGGACCGGTAGTCGCGGATGAGCCGCACCACCGTCGCCTCCGGGAACCGCCGCCCGAAGTCCAGCAGGTAGGTCGGCGTGGCACCGGTGAACGTGTAGATGGTCTGGTTGGCGTCCCCGACGACGGTCAGGTCATCGCGATCGCCGAGCCACGCGTTGAGCAATCCCTGCTGTACGGGTGTGACGTCCTGGTACTCGTCGACGACGAAGCATCGGTAACGCGCGCGGAACTCTTCTGCCACACCGGGATCCGCGACGAGTATCTGCGTCATGTAGATGAGCAGATCGTCGAAGTCGAGCATCCGGTCCCCGTCGGCGGAGACCTTGGCGTCCTCGTAGTGGGAGTAGACGGCAGCCACCTTGGCGGCCGGCGCGGGAGTGTCCCGATCGGCGCGGGTCACCGCCTCCACATAGTGTTCCGGGTCGATCAGCGAGGCCTTGGCCCACTCGATCTCCGACGCCAGGTCGCGAATGGTGTCGGTCGCGGTGTCCAGACCGGCGCGTCGGGCCGAGCGGGAGATGACCGGGAACTTGTTGTCCAGCAGTTCCCAGCGGGCGTTGCCGAAGGCGCGCGGCCAGAAATAGCGCAGCTGCCGCATCGCCGCGGCGTGGAAGGTTGCCGCGGCAACACTCTCGGTGCCCCGTGTCCCGCCGATGCCGAGCGATCGCAGCCGGCCGCGCATCTCGCCGGCGGCGCGGGCGGTGAACGTCACCGCGAGCACCTGCCCCGGGTTCACCTGTCCGGTGTCGATGAGGTGCGCGATCCGGCGTGTGATGGTGCGCGTCTTGCCGGTTCCGGCCCCGGCCAGCACACACACCGGCCCCCGCGGAGCGAGGACCGCCGCACGCTGTTCGGGGTCGAGACCCCCGATGATCGGATCGGCGATGATCGGGTCTGCGGCATCGGGTTCGGGGAACGGATCGGACACGCGATCCACTATGTCATCTGCCACCGACGACGATTGTCCGGCGGTTCACAGGCGCCGAGTATCGGCGCCGGACGCAGGTGAGCGAACGTCAGACGCCGAGCTTGGCCTTGACGTCGGCGATGGAGGGATTTGTCGCGGTGGTGCCGTCGGCGTAGAGGACGGTCGGGACCACGTGGTTACCGCCGTTGACGCTCCCCACGAACTCCGCCGCGTCGGGATTGAGCTCGATGTCGATCTCCTGCCAGGAGATGCCGTTCTGCTTCAGTCCGGTCTTGAGTCGTGCACAGAATCCGCACCACGAGGTGGTGTACATGGTCAGTTCGCCGGTGTCGGAGGTGCGGGCGCCGGCCTCGTCGTCGATCACATTGCTCATGACGTCAATAACACCACGGCCGGGGCGCCTGTTCCCGGCGAACCGGCGCGTGAGCGCCGGCAATGCTCAGGTGGCGACCCAGGCCTCGATCATGGCTCGGGCGATGGAGATGGAACCGGGCAGTCGCAGCCGGGGCCGTGGTTCGGTCGAGGGTTCGGTACCCGCGTCGGGCCGCACCCAGTCGTCTCCGCGGGCGATGGCCTCGCGCACCTCGTCGCGGTGAAACCACTGCGCGTCGCCGATCTCACCGTCGAGGTAGTTGAGCGGTTCGCGTGGATCGCCGATGGCGGCGAACCCGAGCATCAGAGACCGCGGGAAGGGCCACGGCTGACTACCCAGGTAGCGCGGTGCGGTGACGGTGATCCCGACCTCCTCGTGGACCTCACGGATCACGCACTGCTCCAACGACTCTCCCGGCTCGACGAAGCCGGCGAGGGTGGAGTACCAGCCGTCCGGCCACACCGATTGGCGGCCGAGCAGGATCTGGTCGGCACCATCGTGCACGACAGTGATGATGGCCGGATCGGTCCGCGGGAACTCGTCGCGTCCGGAGTCCACGCCGCGACGCACCCAACCACCTCGGGCGGGTACCGTTGCCGAACCGTCGACCGGCGAATAACGCGCGGTCTGATGCCAATTGAGGATTCCGAGGGCGGTCGCGAGCATGCCCGCCTCGTCGGCCGAGAGCCGCACCGCACCGCGGCGCGCATCGTCGGTGGGTCCGTCGATGTGGTCGACGCGCCGCGTCCACAGATCCCGGCTGCCGTCCCGCCCGAGGAACACCGCATCGCCCGGCGGGGAGTCGGCCAGGCGCGCCGCAGGCAGCCAGTGCAGGCCGCCCGCCTCGGTCACTGGGTAGCGGCCGTCGGCGTCGATGAGCAGCACACCGGCGCCGGCCCACCCGGCAGCCATCCGGGCGGGATCGTCGCGCACCTCGTCGGCGCGGTCGAAGACGGCGCGGGCGAGCAGGGGTGGCAGGTCGAGGGAGAAATCGGTCACTCGGGAGGCCCCTTGCGTACGTAGAGAAGCCGATCGCCCACCTCGATCTGTTCGACCTCGGCGTCGTCGACGCGGTGCAGTGTGCCGTTGCGGACCACGCCGAGCACGATGTCACGGGTGTGCGCGGGTGATCCGCCGGTCTCGGTGGGATCGACCTCGCGTTCGGCGATCGCGTACCCGGCGTCCGGGGTCAGCAGATCCTCGATGACCTCCACCACCGACGGCGTCATCGTTGCGATGCCCAGCAGCCGGCCCGCCGTCTCCGACGACACCACCACCGAGTTGGCGCCCGATTGCCGCATCAGATGGGTGTTCTCCGACTCGCGGATGGAGGCCACGATCTTCGCGCGCGGATTGATCTCGCGGGCGGTGAGGGTCGCGAGCACCGCGGTGTCGTCACGGTTGGTGGCCACCACGATGCTCGAGGCGTGCGCGACGCCGGCCAGCCGCAGCACGTCGGATTTGGTGGCGTCGCCGCGCACCGTGACCAGACCGTCGGCCGCAGCGGCTTCCAGCACGGTCTGGTCGGCGTCGACGACGACGATCTCGGCCGGCTTGATCCCGTCACCGACCATCGCGTCGACGGCGGTCCGGCCCTTGGTGCCGTAGCCGATGACAACGGTGTGATTGCGCACGCTGTTCCTCCAACGCTGGATCTTGAGGGCTTGCCGCGATCGCTCGGTGAGCACTTCCAGGGTCGTGCCGATCAACACGATCAGGAACAGCACGCGCAGCGGGGTGATGATCAGCAGGTTGATCAGCCGGGCGCTAGGTGTCAGCGGCGTGATGTCGCCGTAGCCGGTCGTCGAGAGGGTGACCGCGGAGTAGTACATGGCGTCGAGGAACGAGAGCGGATTCTCCTGGACGTCGCGATACCCGTCGCGGTCGAGATAGACGATGACCGAGGTGAGAAAAAGTGCGACGGTCGCGAAGATCACCCGTTTGCCGATGGCCCGGCCGGGGCTCTGCTGCAACTCGGGGATGCGGATGACACCGACGAGGTCGTAGTCGGGCCGGTCGGAGAGTTGCTCGCCGCCGCGGAAGCGCTGGCGCAGGCGATTACGCATCGACCCGCC is part of the Gordonia bronchialis DSM 43247 genome and encodes:
- a CDS encoding potassium channel family protein translates to MRNRLRQRFRGGEQLSDRPDYDLVGVIRIPELQQSPGRAIGKRVIFATVALFLTSVIVYLDRDGYRDVQENPLSFLDAMYYSAVTLSTTGYGDITPLTPSARLINLLIITPLRVLFLIVLIGTTLEVLTERSRQALKIQRWRNSVRNHTVVIGYGTKGRTAVDAMVGDGIKPAEIVVVDADQTVLEAAAADGLVTVRGDATKSDVLRLAGVAHASSIVVATNRDDTAVLATLTAREINPRAKIVASIRESENTHLMRQSGANSVVVSSETAGRLLGIATMTPSVVEVIEDLLTPDAGYAIAEREVDPTETGGSPAHTRDIVLGVVRNGTLHRVDDAEVEQIEVGDRLLYVRKGPPE
- a CDS encoding mycoredoxin encodes the protein MSNVIDDEAGARTSDTGELTMYTTSWCGFCARLKTGLKQNGISWQEIDIELNPDAAEFVGSVNGGNHVVPTVLYADGTTATNPSIADVKAKLGV
- a CDS encoding ATP-dependent DNA helicase UvrD2 — protein: MSDPFPEPDAADPIIADPIIGGLDPEQRAAVLAPRGPVCVLAGAGTGKTRTITRRIAHLIDTGQVNPGQVLAVTFTARAAGEMRGRLRSLGIGGTRGTESVAAATFHAAAMRQLRYFWPRAFGNARWELLDNKFPVISRSARRAGLDTATDTIRDLASEIEWAKASLIDPEHYVEAVTRADRDTPAPAAKVAAVYSHYEDAKVSADGDRMLDFDDLLIYMTQILVADPGVAEEFRARYRCFVVDEYQDVTPVQQGLLNAWLGDRDDLTVVGDANQTIYTFTGATPTYLLDFGRRFPEATVVRLIRDYRSTPQVVDLANRVIGAARGRIAGTRLRLVGQRDPGPEPQFAEYDDEPKAATEVTAEISKLIDAGVLPAEIAILYRVNAQSETYEQALTEAGIPYQVRGGEAFFTRTEIRQAMRQLTVVAGRELPDGADVAAVVRAVLGELGLSQEEPSGAQARSRWQSLNALATLTDDLVAENAALTLPELTAELSARAAARHPPTVQGVTLSSLHAAKGLEWDAVFLVGLIDGSLPINQAIKASWEEVEEERRLFYVGVTRAREHLHISWPLARNEGGRARRRSRFLTDLVPDDSPASRVAPERKPRRGPVCRVCGSRLMDSTATLLGRCADCPSDLDEELLIALKDWRRERAQAKQVPAFVVFSDKTLTAIAEQRPTDNAALVSISGIGASKLVEYGDDIIGLIKNRRDG
- the nudC gene encoding NAD(+) diphosphatase, which gives rise to MTDFSLDLPPLLARAVFDRADEVRDDPARMAAGWAGAGVLLIDADGRYPVTEAGGLHWLPAARLADSPPGDAVFLGRDGSRDLWTRRVDHIDGPTDDARRGAVRLSADEAGMLATALGILNWHQTARYSPVDGSATVPARGGWVRRGVDSGRDEFPRTDPAIITVVHDGADQILLGRQSVWPDGWYSTLAGFVEPGESLEQCVIREVHEEVGITVTAPRYLGSQPWPFPRSLMLGFAAIGDPREPLNYLDGEIGDAQWFHRDEVREAIARGDDWVRPDAGTEPSTEPRPRLRLPGSISIARAMIEAWVAT